One Prosthecobacter sp. genomic window carries:
- a CDS encoding MotA/TolQ/ExbB proton channel family protein: MSSFTDLLLAPHFFAAADKAASSSGIQLVWDFLATGGFVMALIVLCSIAAITASILTWLQLRERVIMPNAVISQLRSIPNYAVKGDIRPLQDFLERDGSMLSRLGSMAISGAFTSKQECHDACAIKGREEIHRLESGIPLLEVMVTVAPLLGLLGTTAGLVGMFSAFGTGGDGSPDTAVIAHEIGVALRCTIAGLFVAVPSVLMHTYFVRRVDALAVRVESIMQETIQHFYQHFEVQRPNS; encoded by the coding sequence ATGTCCTCATTTACTGACCTCCTCCTCGCTCCGCATTTCTTTGCAGCCGCAGACAAGGCTGCATCCTCTTCAGGCATCCAGCTCGTTTGGGATTTCCTCGCCACCGGCGGCTTCGTCATGGCGCTCATCGTCCTGTGCTCCATCGCCGCGATCACCGCCAGCATCCTCACTTGGCTGCAATTGCGCGAGCGGGTCATCATGCCGAATGCCGTCATCAGCCAGTTGCGCTCCATTCCCAATTACGCCGTCAAAGGCGACATCCGTCCCTTGCAGGACTTTCTGGAGCGTGATGGCTCCATGCTCTCCCGCCTCGGCTCCATGGCCATCAGCGGCGCTTTCACCAGCAAGCAGGAATGCCACGACGCCTGCGCCATCAAGGGGCGCGAGGAGATTCACAGGCTGGAGTCCGGCATTCCGTTGCTGGAGGTGATGGTCACCGTGGCACCACTGCTCGGGTTGCTAGGCACCACAGCCGGTCTCGTTGGCATGTTTTCTGCCTTTGGCACGGGGGGCGATGGTTCTCCTGACACCGCCGTCATCGCCCATGAGATCGGTGTGGCGCTGCGCTGCACCATTGCGGGCCTGTTCGTCGCCGTTCCCTCGGTGCTCATGCACACCTACTTCGTCCGGCGCGTCGATGCGCTGGCCGTGCGTGTCGAATCCATCATGCAGGAGACCATCCAGCATTTTTACCAGCACTTTGAGGTGCAGCGCCCGAATTCCTGA